The DNA segment CCAACAAAAAACCACCGCACTTTTGATGAGGCCGCGCATTTTGCTTGGTGCGAGCGAATAAGCCTATTTCAGAAAACGCCGAGTCGTGGCATAAGTGCGGGGGAATTTTCGCAATATTTTGATCCTGCGATCACACCTCTGTTTGCTAAAGTTTTACAGCAAGAAAATATCAGCAAATATCCCCTTTATTGGTTTTCTGAACGCGAGAAACATTGGGAAATCAACGGCAATATTTATGCGGTGATTGTGGCGGAAGGTGATTTAACTTTATCTGGCAAAGGGGAAATTCGCGGCGCTGTGATTACGCAAGGGCAATTACATCAAGGGGAAAATGTGAAATTAGTTTACAATAAGAAAACGCTACAAGAAGTGGTACAGGCTTATCGTTTTTGGCGGCTAGCAAAAAGGAGCTGGTATGATTTCGAGCCTTTATAGACCGCTAAAATACAAAGGAATGAATTTATTTTCTTTGCTAATGACTTTAACCCTATTTAGTGGTATTTTTCTGTCCATTAATCAATGGCTCACGCACCAGCGGCAAAGTGCGGTGAAAATTTATCAAGATTTACAAGCCATTTCTATTGCGCATAATCAGCAGCAGCGTCTGTTTATGGGGCTGAGTTGTCAAACTCAAATTGAACAAAATCAGCTTATTTTTCATCTTCATTGTCATAAAAATAAAGTTACTGTGCGTTATCCCACAGGGGAAACCAGCTTATAAAAGGAAATTCTGTGCTAACCGTTTATTATTCCAATTTGCTTGAAACACAAAAAGAGATCCTACTGCATTTAATGAAAACAATGCCGTTGGACGATCCGTTGCAGTCGGAAACTATTTTGGTACAAAGTCCCGGAATGGCGCAGTGGCTGCAATGGCAAATTGCGGAAAAGCAAGGAATTTCAGCGAATTTACAATTTCCTATGCCAGCAACTTTTATTTGGCAGCTGTATCGCGATAATTTGTTTAATGTAACGCAGCAAAATCAATTTGCCAAAGAGCAGATTGTATGGCGCTTAATGCGATTGATTCCGCAATATTTAGCACAACCCGCCTTTGCACCATTGCGAGATTATCTCAATTCTGCGCCACAATCGGCACAGCAAAAGTTGTATCAGCTAGCAGAAAAAGTGGCAGATTTATTTGACCAATATTTGGTGTATCGTCCAGATTGGATTAGCGCGTGGGAAAAAAATGCCGACAGCAGCATCGCACAACAAATTGCGGCACAGAAAAGTGAAGATAAACAACAGTTAGCCGATCAAATTACACGCCATATTGAATGGCAAGGCATTTTGTGGCGTGCATTAGTGGTGGAAATTCAACAGCAAAATGGCAGTGAAGAAGTCTGGCACAGGGCGTATTTACACCAACAATTTCTTCAGCTACTGGGTGAAAAAGCACCATTGAAACTGCCGAAACGCATTTTTGTGTTTGGTATTTCAGCCCTGCCAAAAGTGTATCTGGAAATTCTCAATGGCATCAGCGAGTTTTGTGATGTGCATTTATTTTTTACCAATCCTTGCCGTGAGTATTGGGGGGATATTGTCGATAAGCAATATTGGCAAAAATTACAGCAGCGTTCCCGCACCGATCAACAAAGCCAGCAAGCTAACCCATTATTTTCTCATCAGCAAATTGCACGATTAGAACAAGAGCTGTACGAGCGCACTGCCGAGCAAGAAATGTTGCAAGTGGGTAATCCGTTACTTTCTTCTTGGGGCAAGCAAGGGCGTGATTTTCTTTATCTACTCACCGATTTGCAAGCTAATGAAATTAATGCCTATGTAGCATTGGCAGAAGACAGTTTATTACACCAAATTCAGCAACGCATTTTAACCCTTACCCCAACAGGCATTGAGCCGCTGCATTTTGCTCCGCAAGATCTGTCTTTTTCCATTCACGCCTGTTATAGCGCAATGCGAGAAGTAGAAGCCTTGCAGGATTATTTACTGCATTTATTTAATCAAGACCCGGGCCTAACGCCAAAAGATGTGGTGGTAATGGTCGCCGATATTGATAAATATACCCCTTATATTCGCGCGGTTTTTGAGCAGGGTAAGCCTTACATTCCATTTTCCATTTCGGATAATAAATTGTCGGAAAATGATGTGATCGTGTCGGCTTTCATCAAATTGTTAAACCTGAAAGAAAGTCTGTTTAGCGCGCAAGATGTGATGGATTTTCTCGATATTCCAAGTATCCGCGCCCGTTTTCATATTGAGCTTGAAGATTTGCCTTATATTCATCATTGGGTAGAAGATTCAGGCATTCGCTTTGGCTTGGAAAAATATCAGGGCGTGGCGCAAGAAAATTATAACGCGTGGAAAGCGGGGCTGGAACGAATGTTGCTCGGCTATGCAATGCGTGAAGAAAATGGCATTTGGCAAGACAGCCTAGGTTTTGATAATAGCTACGGCTTAAAAGGGCAATTAGCAGGCTATTTAGCGGAATTTATTGAACAACTTTATCAATGGTGTCAAACACTTTGCGGCGAACATTCTGTTGAGCAATGGCAGCAAGCTTTATTCCAACTGGTGGAAACCTTTTTCCAATTTGACGAAACGAGCCAAGAAACCCAATGGTATCTTAATGATTGCATTGAAACCTTTGCCGAGCCTTTGGTCAATGTGCAATTTGAACAACCACTTGGCGCAGAAGTGGTGGCGGAAGTGATGAGTGGCTATTTGCAAGAAAATCCGCATAACTTACGTTTTTTGGCGGGGAAAGTGAATTTTTGCACCTTATTGCCAATGCGTTCAATCCCATTCCGCGTGGTGTGCTTGCTAGGAATGAATGAAGGAGAATACCCACGCCAAAGTACACCAAATAGCTTTGATCTTATGCAATATCATCAGCAAAAAGGCGATCGTTTCAAACGAGATGATGATCGCTATCTCTTCCTTGAAGCGCTTGTTTCTGCGCAAGATTATTTCTATCTCAGTTATGTCGGGCATTCAATCATTGATGATGAACCGAAAGAACCCTCTGTACTGGTAAATCAATTATTGGATTATGTGGCAGAAAATTTGCCAGTGCCTGAGAATGAGGAGGGCGAAAATCCGAATGAATATTGGCGTAAAAAATTGGTGCTACATCACCCAATGACCGCTTTTAGCGAGAAAAATTTCAGTAAAAAACACCGCACTTTTGCGCGCAAATGGTTGCCATTAGTGAATAAAACCGCGCAGCAAGAACAGGGCTTTATTCAGCCGTTGAATAATGATCATCGGGTGCAAACAGTGGCGTTAAGCCAGCTTATCGCCTTTGTGCAGCACCCGATCCGATTTTTCCTAGAGCAGATTTTAGGCATTCACCTGCAAAATGAAGAAAGTGCCTTAAGGGATACAGAAAATTTCGATTTCGATAACTTGGAGCGCTATGCCATTAACCAGCAACTGCTCTATCTCAATGATAATGAATTTAACCAATTTTTCCGCCAATTACAAATTAAAGGCATAATGCCAAGGGGCGCATTTGCCGAAGTACAAGAGCAAAAACTTAGCCAAGATATTCGTGATCTGAAAAAAGAGGTGGCAGACTATTTAACACAAGAAAGCCAAAGCGTGGCGGTGGAGCTAGATTTCATCCTGCCAACTCAAACCTTGTGTTTAACAGGCGTAATCAATCAGCTTTATCCTTTGGTTGATGGCACATCAAAGGGGAAAGTGGAGAGAGTTACTTGGCGTGTGGGTGGGAAAATCCGCGATAAAGATCTGATTGAAAACTGGATCTATTATTTAGTGCAATGTGCAACACAAGAAAATGTCGCCCCTGCTCATAGTTACGCCAAAGGCGAACAAGTGCGGTTTAAAATTCTGCCAAAAAATACCGCACTTGCACAATTACAATGTTATCTAGAAGCCTATGTTCAAGCCCTGCAATCCCCTTGCTTAGTGCTAACAGAAAATTTGGGGAACTATTTCAAAGCACTCAAAAATGAAAAAGGCAAAGATGATGAAGCCAAAATCCAACAAAAATGCTTGGCCATCTTGTACGAAAGCATTTATGGCAACGATTATGGTTTTAAGCAAGAAGATAAATACTGGCAACGCGTGTTAAGCGAACAAGAATTAGCGCAACTGGACTTAAACGCAATGACCAGCATAATGCAGGATTGGTTTGGGTTGATGTTGGATAGCTTGGAATAATTAAATCAGGAACACACAATGAAATTTACCAAAACACTTTTAGCAACGGTACTCTTTTCTTTTTCCATTTTAGGCGCAACGCAAGTGGCTTATGCCTACACAGCTGAGCAAGAAAAACAATTCCAACAAGCCTTGGATGCAGCTTATAACAATGATTTTTATACTGCATTTAAACTATTCCAATCGTTGGAAAAGCAGGGCGTTTCAGAGGCTGAATACAATTTAGGTTTATGCTAAGCGTTAGAATGGTTTGAGAAAGCGGCAGAGCAAGATGATTGGCAAGCATTCTTATTGCTTGCAGATGCCTACCTTAAAGGTTACGGAATAAAACAAGATCCCTTAAAAGCCAGAGAATATTTTGCACACGCTTGCTACGCAGGGGTTCAGGAAGCTTGTGGTATGTACCGTCAATTGAACGAAACACAGTAAACTAGCAATAAGGAAAAACAATGAAAAAAATCACCGCCCTTTTGGGACTATTGTTTTCGCCTATGTTATGGGCAGGAAATTTTGGCACAGAAGTGATGTCAGAAATGATTTATTCTGTGTATGAAGAATGTAATCAGGGAAAATTAGGCGAATTATCGAGAATTCTTGAAATTCCTAAAGCGCAATTCTGTGGGTGTTTTATTTCGCAAATACAAAATGAATTTGAACATTTGGGCCTTGAGCAAAAATTAAATGAAGGCAATATGACCATTAAGCAGTTAGAAAATGCGATGGAAAATATTGGGGAGAAGTCGTCAGAATATTGCATTGATAAATTATCCCCTGAAAAATAGGCGGTGAATTTAACAATGTTTGCAATAAGCCCCACAAACTGCGGGCTTATTTTTTATGGTTTTCTAAGGATTTGTATTGGATTAAAACATTTTCCTTTCGCACCTAGCCCCCGTGTTGCCTTTCTTCCTTCAGCAAAATAGGTTTGTTACTTGTAATACAGGTAATACGTTCTTGTAATAACCTTGTACTTAATTAAGGAGAACCATATGACTATTACCGTAAGATTGCCTGATGAGTTGCAACGACGTTTAGATCATTTAGCTATCGAAACAGGAAGAGCAAAATCTTTCTACATTAAACAAGCCCTAGAAGCCTATTTAGAAGATTTGGAGGATTTGCTTTTAGCTAATGCAACATTAGAACGCGTTCGTTCAGGCAAAGAAAAAACATACACCTTAAAGGTCGTAGAGAATGAACTCAATTTGGACGGTGATATTCGCTGATACCGCCAGAAAACAACTTGTCAAACTTGCTAAGAAAAACCCTCAACAAGCACAATGTATAATAAATTACCTCAAATCACTTGAAACCCTTGAAGAGCTGAGAGATAGAGGCAAAGGCTTGGTTGGCGATTTATCTGGAATGTGGCGCTATCGTGTTGGGGATTATCGTATTATTTGTCACATTGATAATGGAGAATTACTTATCACGGCATTAGAAATCGGTCATTGAAGAGAAATCTACAATTAAGCCCCACAAAAGTGCGGGCTTATTTTTTATAGTTTTCCAAGGACTTGTGCTGAATTAATACATTTTCCCCTTTGGCTTGGAAATATTCACCGATTTGTTGAGCAATGTAAACGGAGCGGTGTTTGCCGCCGGTGCAGCCAATGGCGATGGTGAGATAGCTGCGGTTATTTTGTTTTAACATTGGCAGCCAAGTTTCAATGTAATTGCGGGTGAGATAAATAAAGTGGTTCACTTCATTATGCTTGTTGAGAAAATCCATTACAGGTTGTTCTAACCCGGTCATTGGGCGTAGTTCGGGATTCCAGTGAGGATTAGGCAGAAAACGCACATCAAACACATAGTCTGCATCAAGCGGAATGCCATATTTAAAGCCAAAAGATTCAACGATAATTTTTAATTCTTTTTGTGTATGCCCGAGCAAAAATTCACGCAGGCGTTCCGCCAATTCGTGGGTGGAAAGATGGGTAGTGTCAATAATTAAATTGGCGGCATCAATCAGTGGGGTGAGATATTGCTGTTCCGCATCAATGGCCGCTTCAAGGGAAAGGGAATCAACGGAAAGCGGGTGCAGGCGACGAGAATCGCTATAACGCTTAATGAGCGCATTGCGTTCACTATCTAGGAAAATAATTTTTACCTGATGATGTTGTTGCAGCTGCTCAAGGCTGTGTTCCAGTTCTGCGTTTGAAGAAGGAAGATTGCGAATATCAATGCTAATGGCCACAGAGGATTGTTTTTTCGCCAGAATCGTTGCCAGCTCAGGCAGAAGAGTGACGGGGAGATTATCCACACAATAGTAGCCAATGTCTTCTAAGGCACGCAAGGCAACGGATTTGCCTGCGCCAGAACGTCCGCTAATAATGATGATTTCCACCTGATTTCTCCCCTGAATGATTGTTACTGTTCTGTTTCTACCGTTTGCTCATTCTGTGTATTTTCTTGTTCGGCTTTTAGTTCAGCTTTTGCTCACTTTCTTGTTCGTCATCAGAATGATTATCCGCATACTCAAAAATTTGCCAAATTTCCTCTGCACTTTGTGCTGCTCTTAACTGCTTACAAAGAGATTTATCCAGCAACTTTTCCGCTAATTTAGGTAACACGGATTGAGAAAATTCGCCACAAGCTTCGGCAGGAATGAGCAAGGCAAAAATTAAATCCACATCGCGGTGATCAGCAGCTTCATAATCAATCGGCGTGGCAAGTTGCAAAAACACGGCAATAGGTTTATTGCCCGTATGCAAACGCCCTTTAGGCATTGCTACGCCATTACCTAGGCCTGAATTGCCCAGCTTTTCACGGTTAAATAAGCAGTCAAAACTGCTGTGTTCGGGATCGTCTTCTCCGTGGATTTGATCCGCCACAATGCGGCTAATGGTTTCAAAAACACGCTTTTTACTTGAGCAAACCAGTCCTTGGCGAATATTTTCAGGACTCAGTAATTGGGTAAATTTAGTCATAAGTTATAGTTTAAATTCTTCACCGAGATAAACCCGTTTCACCTGTTCGTTATTCATCACCTCTTCAGGTGTGCCTGTGGCGATCATTTTCCCTGCGCTTACAATGTAAGCACGCTCGCACACATCAAGGGTTTCACGCACGTTGTGGTCGGTAATTAGCACACCTAAACCACGATCGCGCAGATCCATAATAATCTTTTTAATGTCAATTACAGAAATGGGATCGACCCCGGCAAAAGGTTCATCTAATAAAATAAATTTAGGATTTGCGGCTAACGCACGGGCAATTTCCACACGGCGGCGTTCCCCACCTGAAAGGGATTGCCCTAGGTTATCGCGAATATGGCCAATGTTAAATTCTTCGATTAATTCTTCCGCTCTTTCGCGGCGTTGTTGGGCATTGAGATCGTTACGAATTTCTAACACCGCCATTAGGTTGTCGTACACGCTTAAACGGCGGAAAATAGACGCTTCCTGCGGCAAATAGCCCACGCCTTTTCTGGCGCGATCGTGCATTGGCAACAAGCTAATATCTTCATCATCAATACGAATTTTGCCTTCATCTTGTTGCACCAAGCCGACAACCATATAGAACGTGGTGGTTTTGCCCGCGCCATTAGGCCCAAGCAAGCCCACAATTTCATTTGATCTCACGTTTAAACTCACATCAGAAACCACTTTGCGGCTCTTGTAGCTTTTGGCTAAATGTTCTGCATAAAGCGTTGGCATAAGGCTATCCTATTTCTTTTTACTGTTTAATTGCGCAGGAATTAATACGGTTTTAACACGAGATTTGCTTGAACCTGAGGCTTTTAGCTGTTGTTTTTTCACATCATAAGTGATTAATTGCCCAGTGATTTTGCTGTCTAGCTGTTTTAATTCTGCATTGCCCGTTAAGGTTAAAAATTCTGTACCAAGATCGTAATGCACTTTATTCGCTTTGCCGTCCACAGGCTTGCCATCATCTAATAATTGATGAAAGGTAACAGGACGACCATAGGCATCTACGGTTTCTTTCTTGTTGGAATTTTCAGGTGGACGCGTAATTACCACTTTATCCGCTTTGATCAAAATAGAACCTTGGGTGATCACCACATTATCGGTAAAGGTTACCGTTTGGTTTTCCATATCTAACGATTGATTGTTAGATTCAATGTTAATCGGTTGATTGGTATCATCTTTTAGCGCAAACGCTGACATTGAAGTCATAAGTGCGGTAAAAAATAAAAGAGATTTACTTGTTAATTTCATAGTGGGTTTTCACCTGTTCTGCTAAGGTTGCAATTTGTTGTTTTAAGTTACCAGTTAATTTGGCGCCGCTTGATGTAAAATTCAAGCCAGTAATGGTGGCCATTGTATCAGAGTGAATATCTTGCGTCTTTAAATTTACCGTAGCCCGTTCGGTATCCACGCGTTGCAGACGCGAATCGCTCAACAGACTTTGCACCAACACATTTCCTTCTAAATGTAAAAGTTCATCTTTGGTTAATTGAGCTTTGTCTGCGCGAATTTTCCAGCTTTGTGTGCCTAAATTTTCATCTTGCACATCATATAAGTAAACCAAGGGCTGCTGGAAATCCGTGTTTCCACTGTTGTTATAGTATTCCACTTTATCGGCTAGGGCGAAATATTGCTTTTCACCCGTAGGCGAAAACACGGTGGTTTGCATTTTATTGCCAATGTATTCAGGGCTATCTTCTGATTTGATTAACCCTTGCGTGTCAGAATCGCTTCCTTGCAGGCTATATAGCCAAGCCAGTAGGCCTAAAGCAATCACTGATAAAATAATATTCCAACGAATATTCATAAATTAAACGATGTTCCAGATTAATGTGAAGGCGAATCATAGCATAATTTGGCAAAAGCAAGAACAATGTCGTGTAAAAGTGCGGAGATTTTTTATTAAATTTTGCGCGCGCATTGCCTTTTGGGTGCCATTGTAAAGAATGTAAAGATCGAAATGCCGTTTGACATTCTTGGCATATCTAATATGATCTGCCTTTCAATTTAAAATCAAAACAAGGCAAGTATTCGATTAATGAATCATTCTTTTGTAGAAGTAAAAAATCTCACCTTTAAGCGTGGTGAGCGTGTCATTTATGATCGCCTGAATTTACGCGTTGAACAGGGAAAAATTACCGCCATAATGGGGCCGTCAGGGATTGGAAAAACCACCTTGTTGCGTCTTATTGGAGGGCAACTTTCACCTGATAGCGGAGAAATTTTGGTCGATGGTAAGGATATTTGTCAAATGTCCCGTGCGGAGCTTTATAAATTGCGTCAGCGCATCGGAATGCTCTTTCAGTCAGGCGCGTTGTTTACCGATATGTCCACCTTTGATAACGTGGCGTTTCCTATTCGTGAACATACCAATTTGCCGGAACAGTTAATCCGTGAAATGGTATTGATGAAATTGCAAGCGGTGGGATTACGCGGTGCAGCGGATTTAATGCCTTCTGAATTATCTGGCGGTATGGCAAGACGCGCAGCCTTGGCGCGAACCATTGCCCTTGACCCTGAATTAATTATGTATGATGAACCCTTTACAGGGCAAGATCCGATTAGTATGGGCGTGATTGTGAGCCTGATTAAACGCTTAAATCAAGCCTTACAGCTCACTTCTATTGTGGTTTCCCACGATGTGCAAGAAGTGCTAAGCATCGCCGATTATGCCTACATTATTGCAGATAAGAAAGTGATTGCTGAAGGAACGCCTGCCGAATTGCTCGCCAGCCAAGATCCACAAGTACAACAGTTTATTAAAGGTGAAGCAGACGGCCCTGTGCGTTTCCATTACCCCGCTGGCGATTATGTTCAGGAGTTATTTGATGATAAGTGATATGATTTCCGCCTTGGGGCGCAGTGCCATCAATTTTTGCAAAGGCATTGGGCGTTCAGGTTTTATGCTGTGGGGCGCATTAGTCGGGCAACCACAAATTAGAAAGCATTTTCCGTTGCTGATTAAACAGCTTTATGTCTTGGGCGTGCAATCTTTACTGATTATTATGCTTTCAGGCTTGTTTATTGGTATGGTGCTTGGGCTACAAGGCTATGTGGTGCTAGTGGATTTTTCTGCAGAAACCAGCCTTGGGCAACTGGTTGCCCTTTCCTTATTACGCGAGCTAGGCCCTGTGGTTACCGCATTATTATTTGCTGGTCGTGCAGGTTCTGCGCTAACCGCAGAAATTGGTTTGATGAAAGCCACCGAACAGCTTTCTAGTCTTGAAATGATGGCGGTTGATCCGTTGCGTCGTGTGATTTCGCCACGTTTTTGGGCAGGCGTGATTGCAATGCCAATTTTATCCATTATTTTTATCGCCATTGGCATTTGGGGCGGCTCATTGGTGGGCGTAGATTGGAAAGGTGTGGACGCAGGCAGTTTTTGGTCAGTAATGCAAAACTCAGTGAGCTGGAAAACCGATATTCTCAATGGCTTAATTAAGAGTCTATTTTTCGCCATTGCCGTGGTATGGATTGCTCTGTTTAATGGGTATGACAGCGTACCAACTTCCGAAGGCATCAGCAAAGCCACCACTAAAACCGTGGTAAATGCTTCCCTTGTGGTGCTTGGGCTAGATTTCGTCTTAACCGCGATAATGTTTGGTGGGAGTTAATCAGGCTGATTAACTAAGAAGTTTCATTTCATTAAAAACAGCACAAAATAAAGTGCGGTGTAAATTTAAGGTATTTTTATGCGACAAACAGCAAAGTATGAATTTTGGGTAGGGTTATTTTTATTGCTTGCCATTGGCGCTTTTGTCTTTTTAGGATTAAAGGTGGCAAATGTGCAAGGCTTTAGCCAAGCAAAATCTTATCAAGTGAGTGCAACTTTTGACAATATTGGTGGACTAAAAGTGCGTGCGCCATTAAAAGTTGGCGGTGTAGTAATTGGGCGAGTAAGTGATATCGAGCTTGATCCACAAACCTATTTGCCAGTGGTGAAGATTGCGATCAATCAAGAATATAACGAAATTCCTGATAACAGCTCGCTTTCCATTAAAACCTCAGGCTTATTAGGTGAACAATATATTGCGTTGAGCATTGGTTTTGATGATGGCGAAACTACCAAAATGCTCAAAGATGGCAGCAAAATTGTGGATACCAAATCTGCAATGGTGTTAGAGGATTTAGTCGGTCAGTTCCTGTATGGGGATAAGAATAAATCTGATGACAGCAAATCTGAAGCGCAACAATAATTTCTTTTTTCGTTTTACGGAGGAATCAATGTTAAAACAAACAATGACAAACTGGTTAAGCAAAACTTTAGTAATTTTCACCGCACTTTTTGCGGTGCAAGCAATGGCGGACGACAGTCCTTATGGTTTAATGCAAAAGGCATCAGACAAATTGTTTAGTGATATTGCTAACAGCCAAAGCCAAATTAAACAAAACCCAAATTATTTAAGAACCATTGTGCGTAAAGATTTAATGCCTTATGTACACGTTAATTATGCGGGATCATTGGTGTTAGGGCAGTATTTCAAAAGCACCACACCAGAGCAGCGTACAAAATTTTTCGCCGCCTTTGATCAATTTATTGAGCAATCTTATGCGCAAGTTTTAACCTTATATAAAAACCAAAAAATTGACATTGAAAAACCGAAAAATGTGTCTGATAACCAAATGAGCATTCGCGTGAAAGTAGTGCAAAATGGTAATGCGCAGCCAATTAATTTAACCTTCTTCTGGCGTAAAAACAGCAGAACGGGTGAATGGCAAGTGTATGATATGGCGGCTGAAGGCGTGAGTATGGTAAACACCAAAAAACAAGAATGGAGTGCAACGTTACGCAAAGACGGCATTGAAGCGCTGACCCAACAAGTGCAAAAAGCGGCAAATGCGCCTGTTACATTGGGTAAATAATCAATGCACAATACATCAGGTTTAGCACCAAGTTTAACTTGGGCATTTGAACAAAATGATGATAAGATAACGCTCCGCTTGACTGGAGCGTTATCCAGAAAAACGTTGTTGCCATTGTGGGAACAACGTTATTCTTTTTTATCTACGGATAAAATTGCGCACCAGCAACTTATTTGGGAACTTGCCGATTTAACGCGAATTGA comes from the Avibacterium avium genome and includes:
- a CDS encoding DUF2572 family protein, whose amino-acid sequence is MKAQKGIVTLTLLLLLSSLLMIAMLFNQEELHFYRAMNAQQKYYAENDVALLPISSQHLQQECEKLPLDYADSVYRLEFKNPTKNHRTFDEAAHFAWCERISLFQKTPSRGISAGEFSQYFDPAITPLFAKVLQQENISKYPLYWFSEREKHWEINGNIYAVIVAEGDLTLSGKGEIRGAVITQGQLHQGENVKLVYNKKTLQEVVQAYRFWRLAKRSWYDFEPL
- a CDS encoding DUF5374 domain-containing protein, yielding MISSLYRPLKYKGMNLFSLLMTLTLFSGIFLSINQWLTHQRQSAVKIYQDLQAISIAHNQQQRLFMGLSCQTQIEQNQLIFHLHCHKNKVTVRYPTGETSL
- the recC gene encoding exodeoxyribonuclease V subunit gamma — its product is MLTVYYSNLLETQKEILLHLMKTMPLDDPLQSETILVQSPGMAQWLQWQIAEKQGISANLQFPMPATFIWQLYRDNLFNVTQQNQFAKEQIVWRLMRLIPQYLAQPAFAPLRDYLNSAPQSAQQKLYQLAEKVADLFDQYLVYRPDWISAWEKNADSSIAQQIAAQKSEDKQQLADQITRHIEWQGILWRALVVEIQQQNGSEEVWHRAYLHQQFLQLLGEKAPLKLPKRIFVFGISALPKVYLEILNGISEFCDVHLFFTNPCREYWGDIVDKQYWQKLQQRSRTDQQSQQANPLFSHQQIARLEQELYERTAEQEMLQVGNPLLSSWGKQGRDFLYLLTDLQANEINAYVALAEDSLLHQIQQRILTLTPTGIEPLHFAPQDLSFSIHACYSAMREVEALQDYLLHLFNQDPGLTPKDVVVMVADIDKYTPYIRAVFEQGKPYIPFSISDNKLSENDVIVSAFIKLLNLKESLFSAQDVMDFLDIPSIRARFHIELEDLPYIHHWVEDSGIRFGLEKYQGVAQENYNAWKAGLERMLLGYAMREENGIWQDSLGFDNSYGLKGQLAGYLAEFIEQLYQWCQTLCGEHSVEQWQQALFQLVETFFQFDETSQETQWYLNDCIETFAEPLVNVQFEQPLGAEVVAEVMSGYLQENPHNLRFLAGKVNFCTLLPMRSIPFRVVCLLGMNEGEYPRQSTPNSFDLMQYHQQKGDRFKRDDDRYLFLEALVSAQDYFYLSYVGHSIIDDEPKEPSVLVNQLLDYVAENLPVPENEEGENPNEYWRKKLVLHHPMTAFSEKNFSKKHRTFARKWLPLVNKTAQQEQGFIQPLNNDHRVQTVALSQLIAFVQHPIRFFLEQILGIHLQNEESALRDTENFDFDNLERYAINQQLLYLNDNEFNQFFRQLQIKGIMPRGAFAEVQEQKLSQDIRDLKKEVADYLTQESQSVAVELDFILPTQTLCLTGVINQLYPLVDGTSKGKVERVTWRVGGKIRDKDLIENWIYYLVQCATQENVAPAHSYAKGEQVRFKILPKNTALAQLQCYLEAYVQALQSPCLVLTENLGNYFKALKNEKGKDDEAKIQQKCLAILYESIYGNDYGFKQEDKYWQRVLSEQELAQLDLNAMTSIMQDWFGLMLDSLE
- the relB gene encoding type II toxin-antitoxin system RelB family antitoxin, encoding MTITVRLPDELQRRLDHLAIETGRAKSFYIKQALEAYLEDLEDLLLANATLERVRSGKEKTYTLKVVENELNLDGDIR
- a CDS encoding type II toxin-antitoxin system RelE family toxin, with the protein product MNSIWTVIFADTARKQLVKLAKKNPQQAQCIINYLKSLETLEELRDRGKGLVGDLSGMWRYRVGDYRIICHIDNGELLITALEIGH
- the rapZ gene encoding RNase adapter RapZ, whose product is MEIIIISGRSGAGKSVALRALEDIGYYCVDNLPVTLLPELATILAKKQSSVAISIDIRNLPSSNAELEHSLEQLQQHHQVKIIFLDSERNALIKRYSDSRRLHPLSVDSLSLEAAIDAEQQYLTPLIDAANLIIDTTHLSTHELAERLREFLLGHTQKELKIIVESFGFKYGIPLDADYVFDVRFLPNPHWNPELRPMTGLEQPVMDFLNKHNEVNHFIYLTRNYIETWLPMLKQNNRSYLTIAIGCTGGKHRSVYIAQQIGEYFQAKGENVLIQHKSLENYKK
- the ptsN gene encoding PTS IIA-like nitrogen regulatory protein PtsN: MTKFTQLLSPENIRQGLVCSSKKRVFETISRIVADQIHGEDDPEHSSFDCLFNREKLGNSGLGNGVAMPKGRLHTGNKPIAVFLQLATPIDYEAADHRDVDLIFALLIPAEACGEFSQSVLPKLAEKLLDKSLCKQLRAAQSAEEIWQIFEYADNHSDDEQESEQKLN
- the lptB gene encoding LPS export ABC transporter ATP-binding protein — translated: MPTLYAEHLAKSYKSRKVVSDVSLNVRSNEIVGLLGPNGAGKTTTFYMVVGLVQQDEGKIRIDDEDISLLPMHDRARKGVGYLPQEASIFRRLSVYDNLMAVLEIRNDLNAQQRRERAEELIEEFNIGHIRDNLGQSLSGGERRRVEIARALAANPKFILLDEPFAGVDPISVIDIKKIIMDLRDRGLGVLITDHNVRETLDVCERAYIVSAGKMIATGTPEEVMNNEQVKRVYLGEEFKL
- the lptA gene encoding lipopolysaccharide transport periplasmic protein LptA, which translates into the protein MKLTSKSLLFFTALMTSMSAFALKDDTNQPINIESNNQSLDMENQTVTFTDNVVITQGSILIKADKVVITRPPENSNKKETVDAYGRPVTFHQLLDDGKPVDGKANKVHYDLGTEFLTLTGNAELKQLDSKITGQLITYDVKKQQLKASGSSKSRVKTVLIPAQLNSKKK
- the lptC gene encoding LPS export ABC transporter periplasmic protein LptC translates to MNIRWNIILSVIALGLLAWLYSLQGSDSDTQGLIKSEDSPEYIGNKMQTTVFSPTGEKQYFALADKVEYYNNSGNTDFQQPLVYLYDVQDENLGTQSWKIRADKAQLTKDELLHLEGNVLVQSLLSDSRLQRVDTERATVNLKTQDIHSDTMATITGLNFTSSGAKLTGNLKQQIATLAEQVKTHYEINK
- the mlaF gene encoding phospholipid ABC transporter ATP-binding protein MlaF, with the translated sequence MNHSFVEVKNLTFKRGERVIYDRLNLRVEQGKITAIMGPSGIGKTTLLRLIGGQLSPDSGEILVDGKDICQMSRAELYKLRQRIGMLFQSGALFTDMSTFDNVAFPIREHTNLPEQLIREMVLMKLQAVGLRGAADLMPSELSGGMARRAALARTIALDPELIMYDEPFTGQDPISMGVIVSLIKRLNQALQLTSIVVSHDVQEVLSIADYAYIIADKKVIAEGTPAELLASQDPQVQQFIKGEADGPVRFHYPAGDYVQELFDDK